A stretch of Halomonas elongata DSM 2581 DNA encodes these proteins:
- the bioB gene encoding biotin synthase BioB, which produces MPAQHHDAHAVDLNLDASHEPRHDWRLEEIEALFSLPFNDLLFRAQQVHRAHFDPNAVQVSTLLSIKTGACPEDCKYCPQSGHYNTGLGKEKLLEVEKVVEQARAAKQAGASRFCMGAAWRSPRERDLDVVLEMVGRVKELGLETCMTLGMVDAHQASRLAEAGLDYYNHNLDTSPEYYGEIITTRSYADRLDTLSNVRDAGMKICSGGILGMGEATRDRAGLLQQLARLNPHPESVPINMLVKVPGTPMENVEDLDPLEFIRAIAVARILMPASHVRLSAGREQMDESTQAMAFLAGANSIFYGDTLLTTGNPQVERDRALFDKLGLHPEQVEKSACDIRSDDEQAETALAHAIQRQRDDALFYDAAQA; this is translated from the coding sequence ATGCCAGCCCAACACCACGACGCCCATGCGGTTGACTTGAACCTAGACGCCTCTCACGAACCGCGCCACGACTGGCGCCTGGAAGAGATCGAGGCGCTGTTCTCGCTGCCCTTCAACGATCTGCTGTTCCGCGCCCAGCAGGTTCATCGGGCACACTTCGATCCCAACGCCGTGCAGGTCTCGACGCTGTTGTCGATCAAGACCGGCGCCTGCCCGGAAGACTGCAAGTACTGCCCCCAGTCCGGCCACTACAACACCGGGCTCGGCAAGGAAAAGCTGCTCGAGGTCGAAAAGGTGGTGGAGCAGGCCCGTGCCGCCAAACAGGCCGGTGCCAGCCGCTTCTGCATGGGCGCTGCCTGGCGCAGCCCTCGGGAACGCGACCTGGACGTGGTGCTGGAGATGGTCGGCCGGGTCAAGGAGCTGGGCCTGGAAACCTGCATGACTCTGGGCATGGTCGACGCCCATCAGGCGAGCCGATTGGCCGAGGCGGGCCTGGACTACTACAACCACAATCTGGACACCTCGCCGGAATACTACGGCGAGATCATCACCACCCGCTCCTACGCCGACCGCCTGGACACTCTGTCCAATGTTCGCGATGCCGGCATGAAAATCTGTTCGGGCGGCATTCTCGGCATGGGCGAGGCGACCCGGGATCGCGCCGGCCTGCTGCAGCAACTGGCACGCCTGAATCCGCACCCGGAGTCGGTGCCCATCAACATGCTGGTCAAGGTACCGGGCACGCCGATGGAAAACGTCGAGGACCTGGACCCGCTCGAGTTCATCCGTGCCATCGCCGTGGCCCGCATCCTCATGCCGGCCAGCCACGTCCGCCTGTCCGCCGGACGCGAGCAGATGGATGAATCGACCCAGGCCATGGCGTTTCTCGCCGGCGCCAATTCCATCTTCTATGGCGACACCCTGCTGACGACGGGCAATCCCCAGGTCGAACGCGACCGGGCGCTGTTCGACAAGCTCGGCCTACACCCCGAGCAGGTTGAAAAGAGCGCATGCGACATCCGCAGCGACGATGAACAGGCCGAAACCGCACTGGCCCATGCCATCCAGCGCCAGCGCGACGACGCCCTATTCTACGACGCTGCCCAAGCCTGA
- a CDS encoding ComF family protein — MSTIHDFKVDDWLRRLLPGRCAFCLAACESTAPWCQACHLALPWNLPACPACAEPQPAGSRARRCGRCLQRAPAFDTARVPLRYEGELRGLMQGFKFQASPRAGSLMLALLEDALRDKPCPQALLAVPLHPRRARQRGFDQARWLAERLSARLDIPLVVAQRRRDTPSQRGLDRKRRRGNLRAAFRVETALPPEVALLDDVMTTGATLDALARACHQAGAERVEAWAVARTPLP; from the coding sequence ATGTCAACCATTCATGATTTCAAGGTTGACGACTGGCTGCGGCGCCTGTTGCCTGGTCGCTGCGCCTTCTGTCTCGCCGCCTGCGAGTCGACGGCACCCTGGTGTCAGGCCTGCCACCTGGCATTGCCGTGGAATCTGCCGGCCTGTCCGGCGTGTGCCGAGCCGCAGCCCGCTGGGTCGCGGGCGCGACGTTGTGGACGTTGTCTGCAACGTGCACCGGCCTTCGATACGGCTCGCGTGCCGCTGCGTTACGAGGGCGAGTTGAGGGGATTGATGCAAGGCTTCAAGTTCCAGGCCTCACCGCGCGCCGGCAGCTTGATGCTGGCGCTGCTGGAGGACGCGCTGAGGGATAAGCCGTGTCCCCAGGCGTTGCTGGCGGTACCGCTGCACCCTCGACGCGCCCGGCAACGTGGCTTCGACCAGGCGCGTTGGCTTGCCGAACGCTTGTCGGCACGCCTGGACATTCCGCTGGTGGTGGCGCAGCGTCGGCGCGATACCCCGAGCCAGCGGGGGCTGGACCGCAAGCGACGACGCGGCAATCTGCGTGCTGCCTTTCGGGTGGAGACGGCACTGCCGCCCGAGGTCGCGTTGCTCGATGATGTGATGACCACCGGCGCGACCCTCGATGCCCTGGCCCGTGCCTGTCATCAAGCCGGGGCGGAGCGGGTCGAGGCCTGGGCTGTGGCGCGCACGCCATTGCCTTGA
- a CDS encoding serine/threonine protein kinase: METSIHPFARLEPARVVAAVESLGFWLPGEPFALNSYENRVYLVHDDERRRWVVKFYRPGRWSDAQIQEEHDFLAELEAADVAVAAPWRDEQGVSLHRAEGFRFALYPQLPGQAPELENPAHLFALGEVIGAMHAVGESGRFAHRRTLNLDDMLAEACDGVLSSPWLDQRQRRAYTRVTDSLRSALVDRGWAPERSIRVHGDCHLGNMLGRDEVFGLVDFDDCLMAPAVQDIWMLLTGQEEGEWQMQLSEVIEGYEQHRDFDRSELALIEPLRAFRLIRHSAWLVARWEDPAFPVAFPWLADAGYWDDHIRQLEQQRRVLDAAVSGQA, encoded by the coding sequence ATGGAAACCTCGATCCATCCCTTTGCCCGCCTCGAGCCTGCCCGGGTGGTGGCGGCGGTGGAGTCCCTGGGGTTCTGGCTGCCCGGCGAGCCTTTCGCCCTGAACAGCTACGAGAACCGGGTCTATCTGGTGCATGACGACGAGCGCCGGCGCTGGGTGGTGAAATTCTATCGACCGGGACGTTGGAGCGATGCCCAGATCCAGGAGGAGCATGATTTCCTGGCCGAGCTGGAAGCGGCGGATGTCGCGGTCGCCGCCCCCTGGCGCGACGAGCAGGGCGTAAGTCTGCATCGTGCCGAGGGATTTCGTTTCGCGCTCTATCCGCAATTGCCGGGGCAGGCGCCCGAGCTGGAAAACCCGGCCCATCTGTTCGCCCTGGGCGAGGTCATCGGTGCGATGCACGCCGTGGGGGAGAGCGGCCGCTTCGCTCATCGCCGCACCTTGAACCTGGACGACATGCTGGCCGAGGCATGCGATGGCGTACTCTCCAGCCCCTGGCTCGATCAGCGTCAACGGCGTGCTTATACCCGGGTGACCGACAGCCTGCGTTCGGCGCTGGTGGATCGTGGCTGGGCGCCCGAACGCAGCATCCGCGTGCATGGCGATTGCCATCTCGGCAATATGCTGGGGCGCGACGAGGTCTTCGGCCTGGTGGACTTCGACGATTGTCTGATGGCCCCGGCGGTGCAGGATATCTGGATGCTTTTGACCGGGCAGGAAGAAGGCGAATGGCAGATGCAGCTCTCCGAGGTGATCGAGGGTTACGAACAGCACCGTGACTTCGACCGGAGCGAGCTGGCCCTGATCGAGCCGCTGCGCGCCTTCCGCCTGATACGCCACAGTGCCTGGCTGGTGGCGCGCTGGGAGGATCCTGCCTTCCCCGTGGCCTTTCCCTGGCTGGCCGATGCCGGTTACTGGGATGACCACATCCGCCAGCTCGAGCAGCAACGACGGGTACTGGATGCCGCGGTCTCCGGGCAGGCGTGA
- the folE gene encoding GTP cyclohydrolase I FolE, with protein MTEQLADHYRQIIQEIGEDPDREGLRDTPKRAAKAMQFLNRGYFQSLEEIVNGAVFESDTDEMVLIKDIELYSICEHHLLPFTGKCHIAYMPSGKVLGLSKFARIVDMYARRMQIQENLTRQIAEAVQQVTNARGVAVVIEARHLCMMMRGVEKQNSSMTSSVMLGAFRESQSTRQEFLTLVQGR; from the coding sequence ATGACCGAACAACTCGCCGACCATTACCGCCAGATCATCCAAGAGATCGGGGAGGATCCTGACCGGGAAGGCCTGCGCGATACGCCCAAGCGTGCCGCCAAGGCCATGCAATTCCTGAATCGTGGTTATTTCCAGTCCTTGGAGGAGATCGTCAACGGTGCCGTCTTCGAGTCGGACACCGATGAGATGGTGCTGATCAAGGACATCGAGCTGTATTCAATCTGCGAACATCACCTGCTGCCGTTCACCGGCAAGTGTCATATCGCCTACATGCCGAGCGGCAAGGTGCTGGGCCTTTCCAAGTTCGCGCGCATCGTCGACATGTACGCGCGGCGCATGCAGATCCAGGAGAACCTGACTCGCCAGATTGCCGAGGCGGTCCAGCAGGTCACCAACGCGCGCGGCGTGGCGGTGGTGATCGAGGCGCGTCACCTGTGCATGATGATGCGCGGCGTCGAGAAGCAGAATTCGAGCATGACCTCCTCGGTGATGCTGGGTGCCTTCCGGGAGTCGCAGAGTACGCGGCAGGAATTCCTGACGCTGGTTCAAGGTAGGTAG
- the folX gene encoding dihydroneopterin triphosphate 2'-epimerase, which produces MAMLALDDQHLDHDLATIRIKNLRLRTYIGIKDDEIRNRQDVVINAVIRYRADKALAFNHIEQALNYRTITKQVIAHVEDNRFQLLERMTREVLDLIMSFEQVLTAQVEIDKPHALRFADSVSITLSDSREPRRSN; this is translated from the coding sequence ATGGCAATGCTCGCCCTGGATGATCAGCACCTCGATCACGACCTGGCCACGATACGCATCAAGAACCTGCGCTTGCGGACCTACATCGGCATCAAGGATGACGAGATCCGCAATCGCCAGGATGTGGTGATCAATGCGGTGATTCGCTATCGCGCCGACAAGGCGCTGGCGTTCAATCACATCGAGCAGGCGCTGAATTATCGCACCATCACCAAGCAGGTCATCGCCCATGTGGAGGATAACCGCTTCCAGTTGCTGGAGCGCATGACCCGGGAAGTGCTCGACCTGATCATGAGTTTCGAGCAGGTCCTCACCGCCCAGGTGGAAATCGACAAGCCCCATGCCCTGCGTTTCGCCGACTCCGTGTCGATTACCCTGTCGGATTCCCGGGAGCCGAGGCGAAGCAACTGA
- a CDS encoding NAD-dependent succinate-semialdehyde dehydrogenase codes for MEALKENLKETQLYCPFAYIDGSWVAADSGEQIEVVNPATGDVVGSVPRLGRAETERAIAAADAALPAWKALTALERADALMKWHDLMLEHQQDLATIMTHEQGKPLKEAAGEIAYAASFLRWFAEQARRINGETVPAASSNQRIVVTKQPVGVVGAITPWNFPAAMITRKAGAALAAGCTFVVKPASQTPFSATALAMLAERAGIPRGVFNVVPGRASQIAAALTESPIVRKITFTGSTEVGRELMAQASRHVQKISLELGGNAPFIVFEDADLDAAVEGAMAAKFRNAGQTCVCTNRFLVQSSVVNAFCEKLAVAMNSELKVGDGTKEGVNIGPLIDEKAVEKVSEHVQDAVEHGAELLLGGHPHPLGGNFFTPTLITEANDGMKVAGEETFGPLAAVFPFEDEEDAVRMANDTEYGLASYFYSRDLGRVWRVADALEYGMVGINTGLISNAAAPFGGVKASGLGREGGHQGIEEFLETKYLCIDLGA; via the coding sequence ATGGAAGCCCTGAAGGAGAATCTGAAGGAAACCCAACTGTATTGCCCCTTCGCCTACATCGACGGGAGTTGGGTCGCCGCCGACAGTGGCGAGCAGATCGAGGTGGTCAACCCGGCCACGGGCGATGTCGTCGGGAGTGTACCGCGCCTGGGGCGGGCGGAAACCGAGCGGGCCATCGCCGCTGCCGACGCCGCCCTGCCTGCCTGGAAGGCCTTGACTGCTCTGGAGCGCGCCGATGCGCTGATGAAGTGGCATGACCTGATGCTCGAGCATCAGCAGGACCTGGCCACCATCATGACCCACGAGCAGGGCAAGCCCTTGAAGGAAGCCGCAGGCGAGATCGCCTATGCGGCAAGCTTCTTGCGCTGGTTCGCGGAGCAGGCCCGTCGTATCAACGGCGAAACGGTACCGGCCGCTTCCAGCAACCAGCGTATCGTGGTCACCAAGCAGCCGGTGGGCGTGGTGGGGGCCATCACGCCCTGGAACTTCCCGGCCGCGATGATCACCCGCAAGGCCGGTGCGGCCCTGGCCGCGGGCTGTACCTTCGTGGTCAAGCCGGCCAGCCAGACGCCGTTCTCGGCCACCGCTCTGGCCATGCTCGCCGAACGTGCCGGCATTCCGCGCGGTGTGTTCAACGTGGTGCCCGGTCGCGCCTCGCAGATCGCCGCCGCCCTGACCGAATCACCGATCGTGCGCAAGATCACCTTCACCGGCTCCACCGAAGTGGGGCGTGAGTTGATGGCTCAGGCCTCGCGCCACGTGCAGAAGATCTCGCTGGAGCTGGGCGGCAATGCGCCCTTCATCGTCTTCGAGGACGCCGATCTGGATGCCGCCGTGGAAGGCGCCATGGCGGCCAAGTTCCGCAATGCTGGCCAGACCTGCGTGTGCACCAACCGTTTCCTGGTGCAGTCGAGCGTGGTCAATGCCTTCTGCGAAAAGCTGGCGGTGGCCATGAACAGCGAGCTCAAGGTTGGCGACGGCACGAAGGAGGGCGTCAACATCGGCCCGCTGATCGACGAGAAGGCCGTGGAGAAAGTCTCCGAACACGTTCAGGACGCCGTCGAGCACGGCGCCGAATTGCTGCTGGGCGGCCATCCGCATCCGCTGGGCGGCAACTTCTTCACCCCGACGCTGATCACCGAAGCCAACGATGGTATGAAGGTGGCCGGCGAGGAGACCTTCGGCCCGTTGGCCGCCGTCTTCCCCTTCGAGGACGAAGAGGACGCCGTGCGCATGGCCAACGACACCGAATATGGCCTGGCCTCCTACTTCTACTCCCGCGACCTGGGGCGCGTGTGGCGCGTGGCCGATGCGCTGGAATACGGCATGGTGGGCATCAACACCGGGTTGATTTCCAACGCCGCCGCCCCCTTCGGTGGCGTCAAGGCCTCGGGGCTCGGCCGCGAAGGCGGCCACCAGGGCATCGAGGAATTCCTCGAGACCAAGTACCTGTGTATCGATCTCGGAGCCTAA
- the purH gene encoding bifunctional phosphoribosylaminoimidazolecarboxamide formyltransferase/IMP cyclohydrolase, with translation MAQSTSSVAPVRRALISVSDKTGIVDFARGLRDRDVELLSTGGTYRLLRENGVPVTEVSEHTGFPEIMDGRVKTLHPKIHGGILGRRGQDDAVMAEHDIAAIDMVVVNLYPFADTVARPDCTLEDAIENIDIGGPTMVRACAKNHAHTTIVVNADDYTRVLDELDQGGINQASRFDLAVKAFEHTAGYDAAIANYLGARVEGGEEGFPRTYNLQFHKKQSMRYGENPHQAAAFYVDPASREPGVATARTLQGKPLSFNNVADTDAAFECVKGFDETACVIVKHANPCGVAVGESALSAYDKAFATDPTSAFGGIIAFNVPLDAETARAIIDRQFVEVIIAPGVDEAAREIVAEKKNVRLLDVAEHWPGEREQNHDLKRVTGGLLVQDRDLGMVERNELSVVSDRVPSEQEMRDLAFAWKVGKFVKSNAIVYAKGGQTIGVGAGQMSRVYSAKIAGIKAADEGLSVPGSVMASDAFFPFRDGIDAAAAAGITAVIQPGGSMRDQEVIDAANEAGIAMVFTGMRHFRH, from the coding sequence ATGGCCCAATCCACTTCCTCCGTCGCCCCGGTACGCCGCGCCCTGATCAGCGTCTCCGACAAGACCGGCATCGTCGATTTCGCACGCGGCCTGCGCGATCGAGACGTCGAGCTGCTCTCCACAGGCGGCACCTATCGTCTGCTGCGCGAAAACGGCGTGCCCGTCACCGAGGTCTCCGAGCACACCGGCTTCCCGGAGATCATGGACGGTCGCGTCAAGACGCTGCATCCCAAGATCCACGGCGGCATTCTCGGCCGGCGCGGCCAGGACGATGCCGTCATGGCCGAGCACGACATCGCGGCGATCGACATGGTGGTGGTCAACCTCTACCCGTTCGCCGACACCGTGGCGCGCCCGGACTGCACCCTCGAGGACGCCATCGAGAACATCGACATCGGCGGGCCGACCATGGTGCGAGCCTGCGCCAAGAACCATGCCCACACCACCATCGTGGTCAACGCCGACGACTACACCCGAGTCTTGGATGAACTGGACCAGGGCGGCATCAACCAGGCGAGCCGTTTCGACCTGGCGGTGAAGGCCTTCGAGCACACCGCCGGCTACGACGCGGCCATCGCCAACTACCTGGGCGCTCGCGTCGAGGGCGGCGAGGAAGGCTTCCCGCGCACCTACAACCTGCAGTTCCACAAGAAGCAGTCCATGCGCTACGGCGAGAATCCGCACCAGGCCGCTGCCTTCTATGTGGACCCTGCCAGTCGCGAACCCGGCGTGGCCACGGCACGCACCCTGCAGGGCAAGCCGTTGTCCTTCAACAATGTCGCCGATACCGATGCCGCCTTCGAATGCGTCAAGGGGTTCGACGAGACCGCCTGCGTGATCGTCAAGCACGCCAACCCCTGCGGCGTGGCCGTCGGCGAGAGCGCACTCTCCGCCTATGACAAGGCGTTCGCCACCGACCCGACCAGCGCCTTCGGCGGCATCATCGCCTTCAACGTTCCCCTCGACGCCGAAACCGCCCGGGCGATCATCGACCGCCAGTTCGTCGAAGTGATCATCGCCCCCGGCGTGGACGAGGCCGCCCGCGAGATCGTTGCCGAGAAGAAGAACGTGCGCCTGCTCGACGTTGCCGAGCACTGGCCGGGCGAGCGCGAGCAAAACCACGACCTCAAGCGCGTCACCGGTGGCCTGCTGGTCCAGGACCGCGACCTGGGCATGGTCGAGCGCAACGAGCTGAGCGTGGTCTCGGATCGAGTGCCGAGCGAGCAGGAAATGCGTGATCTGGCCTTCGCCTGGAAAGTCGGCAAGTTCGTCAAGTCCAACGCCATCGTCTATGCCAAGGGCGGCCAGACCATCGGTGTCGGTGCCGGCCAGATGAGTCGCGTCTACTCGGCCAAGATCGCCGGCATCAAGGCCGCCGACGAAGGCCTTTCCGTGCCCGGCTCGGTCATGGCCAGCGACGCATTCTTCCCCTTCCGCGACGGTATCGACGCGGCAGCCGCCGCCGGCATCACCGCCGTCATCCAGCCAGGTGGCTCCATGCGCGATCAGGAAGTGATCGACGCCGCCAACGAGGCGGGGATTGCCATGGTGTTTACCGGAATGCGGCACTTCAGGCACTGA
- the fis gene encoding DNA-binding transcriptional regulator Fis, whose translation MTSSQAFTQSSALPEIEPRASRDAADDSASAPGDDMLLRDAVDAAMRRYFAHLDGCEVTDLHAMVMAEVEAPLLASVLDHAQGNQTRAAEMLGLNRGTLRKKLKHYGLI comes from the coding sequence ATGACCAGCAGCCAAGCCTTTACCCAGTCTTCCGCGCTGCCCGAGATCGAACCCCGGGCCTCTCGCGACGCCGCCGATGACAGCGCTTCCGCGCCCGGCGACGATATGCTCCTGCGTGATGCCGTGGACGCCGCCATGCGCCGCTACTTCGCCCACCTGGATGGCTGCGAGGTGACCGACCTGCACGCCATGGTGATGGCCGAGGTGGAGGCTCCCCTGCTCGCCTCGGTACTCGATCACGCCCAGGGCAACCAGACCCGAGCCGCCGAGATGCTGGGGCTCAATCGGGGCACCCTGCGCAAGAAGCTCAAGCATTATGGATTGATCTGA
- the dusB gene encoding tRNA dihydrouridine synthase DusB has protein sequence MSDSSPLPRIGRHTLSNRVILAPMAGVTDRPFRALARRLGAGLVVGEMVTSDPNLWHTRKSRLRMDHRGEPGPRAVQIAGGDAAMLAEAARLNAEMGAEVIDINMGCPAKKVCNKAAGSALLRDEALVAEILDAVVAAVDIPVTLKIRTGWCAESNNGVRVARLAESAGIQALAVHGRHRQQRYGGEAEYDTIAAIKAAVGIPVFANGDIDSPEKARRVLDYTGADAVMIGRGAQGNPWIFREIDHYLRHGRRMAPPDDTERAAVLRDHLSALHDFYGEHMGVRIARKHIGWYLAGDARFDDAERKRLRATFNGLDAANAQCRFIDELFRHAPADTTSEVVRGMTSDGTCAA, from the coding sequence ATGTCCGATTCCAGCCCACTGCCACGCATTGGTCGTCATACCTTGTCCAATCGGGTCATCCTGGCGCCCATGGCCGGCGTGACCGACCGCCCCTTCAGGGCGCTCGCCCGTCGCCTGGGCGCGGGACTGGTGGTCGGCGAGATGGTCACCTCTGACCCGAACCTGTGGCATACCCGGAAATCGCGGCTACGCATGGATCACCGAGGAGAACCCGGCCCCCGGGCCGTACAGATCGCCGGCGGTGACGCCGCCATGCTCGCCGAGGCCGCCCGCCTCAACGCCGAGATGGGCGCCGAGGTCATCGACATCAACATGGGCTGCCCGGCCAAGAAGGTCTGCAACAAGGCGGCCGGCTCGGCCCTGCTGCGCGACGAGGCCCTGGTCGCCGAGATCCTCGATGCCGTGGTCGCCGCCGTGGACATTCCGGTGACGCTGAAGATTCGCACCGGCTGGTGTGCCGAAAGCAACAATGGCGTGCGCGTGGCCCGCCTGGCCGAGTCGGCGGGCATCCAGGCGCTCGCCGTGCACGGCCGCCATCGCCAGCAACGCTACGGTGGCGAAGCAGAATACGATACCATCGCCGCCATCAAGGCAGCCGTGGGTATCCCGGTATTCGCCAACGGCGATATCGACTCTCCCGAGAAGGCTCGCCGAGTCCTCGACTATACTGGAGCGGATGCGGTGATGATCGGTCGCGGCGCCCAGGGCAATCCCTGGATCTTCCGCGAGATCGATCATTACCTGCGCCACGGCCGACGCATGGCACCTCCCGACGACACCGAACGTGCCGCGGTGCTGCGTGACCACCTGTCGGCCCTGCATGATTTTTACGGTGAGCACATGGGCGTGCGTATCGCGCGCAAGCACATCGGCTGGTATCTCGCCGGTGATGCCCGCTTCGACGACGCCGAACGCAAACGCCTGCGCGCCACCTTCAACGGCCTGGACGCCGCCAACGCCCAGTGCCGCTTCATCGACGAACTGTTTCGTCATGCTCCCGCCGACACGACGTCAGAGGTCGTCAGGGGTATGACATCGGATGGAACCTGTGCCGCATGA
- the prmA gene encoding 50S ribosomal protein L11 methyltransferase: MPWLQLKARIAPEHAEVLEELLLDEGATAITLQDAQDEPLFEPERGTTPLWNETVLTGLYDDLEGLPAMLERLAAAWAEAMPGEPLPEIEHELLADRDWEREWMSDFEPLRMGQRLWIVPSWHEAPDPQAVNLLLDPGLAFGTGTHPTTALCLAWLDGLAVDGELDDREVLDVGCGSGILAIAALRLGARHATGTDIDPQALTASRDNAERNGVDETALRLEYPESLEAEARFPLVVANILAGPLVELADEIAERVAPGGRLALSGILETQADEVLAAYAARGLTMDEPEVREGWVRLTGRRST; this comes from the coding sequence ATGCCCTGGTTGCAACTCAAGGCCCGCATCGCGCCGGAACACGCCGAAGTGCTCGAGGAACTGCTGCTGGATGAAGGCGCCACCGCCATCACCCTGCAGGACGCCCAGGACGAACCGCTCTTCGAGCCCGAGCGCGGTACCACGCCGCTCTGGAACGAGACGGTGCTCACCGGCCTCTACGACGACCTCGAAGGGCTACCGGCCATGCTCGAACGCCTGGCCGCCGCCTGGGCCGAGGCCATGCCCGGCGAGCCCTTGCCCGAGATCGAGCACGAGCTGCTCGCCGACCGCGACTGGGAGCGGGAATGGATGAGCGACTTCGAGCCGCTGCGCATGGGGCAGCGACTGTGGATCGTGCCGAGCTGGCATGAGGCACCGGACCCTCAGGCGGTCAATCTGCTGCTCGATCCGGGCCTGGCCTTCGGTACCGGCACCCACCCCACCACCGCCTTGTGCCTTGCCTGGCTGGATGGCCTGGCGGTGGACGGCGAGCTGGACGATCGCGAGGTACTCGACGTGGGCTGCGGCTCCGGCATCCTGGCCATCGCCGCCCTGCGGCTCGGCGCCCGCCACGCCACGGGAACCGACATCGACCCCCAGGCGCTCACCGCCAGCCGCGACAATGCCGAGCGCAACGGCGTCGACGAGACGGCACTGCGCCTCGAATACCCGGAATCGCTCGAGGCCGAGGCACGTTTCCCGCTGGTGGTGGCCAACATTCTGGCCGGCCCCCTGGTGGAGCTCGCCGACGAGATCGCCGAACGTGTCGCCCCCGGTGGCCGCCTGGCCCTGTCCGGCATTCTGGAAACCCAGGCCGATGAAGTCCTCGCCGCCTATGCCGCACGCGGCCTGACGATGGATGAACCGGAGGTTCGTGAAGGCTGGGTACGCCTGACCGGACGACGTTCGACTTGA
- the accC gene encoding acetyl-CoA carboxylase biotin carboxylase subunit — protein MLDKVLIANRGEIALRILRACKELGIRTVAVHSKADRELMHVRLADEAVCIGPASSAQSYLNIPALISAAEVTDTSAIHPGYGFLSENADFAEQVERSGFTFIGPSAETIRLMGDKVSAINAMKEAGVPTVPGSNGPLGDDEGEILATARRIGYPVIIKAAAGGGGRGMRVVHAEGHLLSAVNVTRTEAHSSFGDGTVYMEKFLENPRHVEVQVLADGQGNAIHLYDRDCSLQRRHQKVLEEAPAPGLDQQAREQVFKACRDACVKIGYRGAGTFEFLYENGEFFFIEMNTRVQVEHPVTEMVTGVDIVREQLRIASGLPLSIRQEDVELSGHAFECRINAEDSRTFMPSPGRVTLYHPPGGLGVRMDSHVYTGYTVPPHYDSLIGKLITWGDDRETALIRMRNALDELLVEGIKTNTDLHKDLVRDGYFQQGGVNIHYLEKKLGL, from the coding sequence ATGCTGGACAAGGTTCTCATCGCCAATCGCGGCGAGATCGCCCTGCGCATCCTGCGCGCCTGCAAGGAACTGGGCATTCGGACAGTCGCGGTACACTCCAAGGCCGACCGCGAACTGATGCACGTACGCCTGGCCGACGAGGCCGTCTGCATCGGTCCCGCTTCCTCGGCCCAGTCCTATCTCAACATTCCGGCGCTGATCAGCGCCGCCGAAGTCACCGACACCAGCGCCATCCATCCCGGCTACGGCTTTCTCTCCGAGAATGCCGACTTCGCCGAACAGGTCGAGCGCTCCGGCTTCACCTTCATCGGCCCCAGCGCCGAGACCATTCGCCTGATGGGCGACAAGGTCAGCGCCATCAACGCCATGAAGGAAGCCGGCGTGCCCACGGTGCCCGGCTCCAACGGCCCGCTCGGCGACGACGAGGGCGAGATACTGGCCACCGCGCGGCGCATCGGCTACCCGGTGATCATCAAGGCCGCCGCCGGCGGCGGCGGGCGCGGCATGCGCGTGGTGCATGCCGAAGGTCACCTGCTCTCCGCGGTCAACGTGACCCGTACCGAGGCCCACTCGTCCTTCGGCGACGGCACCGTCTACATGGAGAAGTTCCTCGAGAACCCTCGCCACGTCGAGGTGCAGGTGCTGGCCGACGGCCAGGGCAATGCCATTCACCTCTACGACCGGGACTGCTCCCTGCAACGCCGCCACCAGAAGGTGCTCGAGGAAGCTCCCGCACCCGGCCTGGACCAGCAGGCACGCGAACAGGTCTTCAAGGCCTGCCGGGACGCCTGCGTCAAGATCGGCTATCGTGGCGCCGGTACCTTCGAGTTCCTCTACGAGAACGGCGAATTCTTCTTCATCGAGATGAACACCCGGGTACAGGTCGAGCACCCGGTGACCGAGATGGTGACCGGCGTCGACATCGTTCGCGAGCAACTGCGCATCGCTTCCGGACTGCCCCTGTCGATTCGCCAGGAAGACGTCGAGCTGTCCGGGCATGCCTTCGAATGCCGCATCAACGCCGAGGATTCCAGGACCTTCATGCCGTCCCCCGGCCGGGTCACGCTCTATCACCCGCCCGGCGGCCTCGGGGTGCGCATGGACTCCCACGTCTACACCGGTTACACGGTTCCGCCCCACTACGACTCGCTGATCGGCAAGCTGATCACCTGGGGCGATGACCGCGAAACGGCACTGATCCGCATGCGCAATGCCCTGGACGAGCTGCTGGTCGAGGGGATCAAGACCAACACCGACCTGCACAAGGATCTGGTCCGCGACGGCTATTTCCAGCAGGGCGGCGTGAATATCCACTACCTGGAGAAGAAACTCGGCCTGTAA